taaaagctcctgtaggtgtattgtgtaggtgtcccaatacttttgtccatgtattGTATCTACTGTGTCTGATTATGAAGTTGCTATTAGAATAAAAATTTAAAGACCATCCTGATATTTTTTGctaagtaattttatttagtGAGGATGGGTTGTTGGCAGATAATGTTACTTTTATTGAGGAATAATGCTTGAAACAAACAAATCTGTCaatggaataagacactttttagtaaaacaagtgaaaacatTCTTAAAGCAATCTTATATTGATAAATATTAGCTATATTTACTAGATTAGAAATGGTAGCCCTGATATTTCCTTATATTACAATTTCTGTATTGTActaatgtttcatgtttttccttctcataGCTGAAGATGGGTGAGTGGGACATCCTTGGGCGGCTATTGGACAAGGTGCAGAAGCACTCCACGGTGGTTGGAAAAATCTGGCTGACTGTGCTCTTTGTCTTTAGGATTCTTGTCCTCGGAGCCGGTGCTGAGAAAGTGTGGGGCGATGAACAATCCGATTTCATCTGCAACACTCAGCAGCCGGGCTGTGAGAACGTTTGCTACGACCATGCGTTTCCAATTTCACATTTGCGCTTCTGGGTGctacagatcatctcagtgtcCACTCCAACTTTGATCTACCTGGGCCATGTCCTGCATGTCATCCATGAGGAGAAGGACATGAGAGAGGCCATGAAGAAGGCCCAGAATGATCAGGCCAGTGTATTTCTCAAGAAAGGCTGCAAACTGCCCAAGTACAGCAATGACAAGGGCAAGGTCAACATCCAAGGCCGGCTCCTAAGAAGTTATATCTTGAATTTGCTGTGCAAGATACTGCTTGAGGTTGGTTTTATTCTAGGCCAGTACTACTTGTTTGGTTTCACCCTTCAGGCCCAATATGTGTGCAGTCGTTTCCCCTGTCCGCACAAGGTGGACTGTTTTCTATCAAGGCCGACTgagaaaaatgtattcatttggTTCATGCTGGTCGTAGCCTGTTTGTCATTGCTATTGAACCTCATCGAGGTGTTCTATCTGTGTGTCAAGAAGGTCAATGAGTGTCTGAACCGGCAAAAGGACTACACTGTGACCCCTGTGATCTCTGTTATGACCAAGAAAAATGTTGATGAAAAAGATCAAGTGGTCCAGAACTGGATGAAACATGGGGTAGGCCTTCAGAAAAACGAGCTTGGCAATGAGATAGctaaaaacatggttttggaAGACCACAACACCAATGATATGGAAGAGGTTCATATCTGAGCACCAAGTCTCTGTAAACACAATCTTTCACAAGGCCAATTTGTGCAAATAGCCTTGGAATTGAGAGGTACGCCTGGCCTAAACCATGTTTGAGCAGCCATGAAACATGTTTCAAGTCTTGTCTTCCATTTGAAGTGATATTTCCATAAATATGGAATTTTTGTC
This genomic interval from Pygocentrus nattereri isolate fPygNat1 chromosome 4, fPygNat1.pri, whole genome shotgun sequence contains the following:
- the gja11 gene encoding gap junction protein, alpha 11, which codes for MGEWDILGRLLDKVQKHSTVVGKIWLTVLFVFRILVLGAGAEKVWGDEQSDFICNTQQPGCENVCYDHAFPISHLRFWVLQIISVSTPTLIYLGHVLHVIHEEKDMREAMKKAQNDQASVFLKKGCKLPKYSNDKGKVNIQGRLLRSYILNLLCKILLEVGFILGQYYLFGFTLQAQYVCSRFPCPHKVDCFLSRPTEKNVFIWFMLVVACLSLLLNLIEVFYLCVKKVNECLNRQKDYTVTPVISVMTKKNVDEKDQVVQNWMKHGVGLQKNELGNEIAKNMVLEDHNTNDMEEVHI